CCTTATAGATTTGTTAGTTGGCCTTTTTGAAATTAGGCTGTtgctttcaaatattttgtttaatttaacacATATTATACACAACAAAAGCTTCTTTTCAGCTGTAATACTCTTTGAATAATAACcataaacgaaaaaaaaggtaGCGCAATAGGCACGACTTTACTGAGCTAAtcagtttaaaaataatttagatgGCACCAATGGATCTTCTACATAACATATTTTAATGGCAATGTTCATTATTAACCAGAATATGACCATCTAACGACGTATTGGCAAGTAAAATCAATTCCCATTTAAATGTTGAATAGTGGGCGTAATATTGAGCACGCCAATGCTAAGTTGAAACAAACTAGATCTATACTTTACAGCACTTATTGATCTTCATATCATGACTTTCAGACATACGGGCTAGGGCTAGATCGACTACGTCAGTGATCCCTATCAAGAATATCTAAAAAATGTGCGGTGCATcgcaataataaaatattttagagtGAATCAAGACTCTCTGCTAGGCTACCCTTtggaattaaatataaaacaattacTACTGAATCATGTCATACCTTGTGCTATTTTGGCGGCTGCTGCCTCCAACCGGAATGTTTTGCGTCGCCGTTCCTCCGCCGCCGCTTACCGCACCTGTACCGCTTTGTGCTCCGGTGCCAGCCTGCTGCTGGTAGGAACTGGGCTGGTATGAGCCGTATCCCTGCTGCTGGTAACTGTTGGCCACCGAGCTTTGAACATTCGCGTATGTGGAGCTGCTGTAGCCACCGGGTGCCGTCGTCGGAAAGCCACTTGATGCCTTGCTCGCTCCACTGCTCTGGTATGCGTTTTGGTAGGCGTTACCACTGCCACCCGTCTGTCCATACGGATCACTCTTGGCTAGCTGATCGATTGTGGCATTCACCGCTGAGCTAACAccctgctgctgtgctgtCGATCGGCTTGTATAGCCTGCTGCACTCAAGGCATCGCTCTATAAATTGTTATTGCTATTAGATTCTCAAAAGTATATGCAGTATGTTAGAGACAATCGCATTAACGAAATCGTGGTAATAATTACTTGGGTAATGATAGGGATACAGTACGGTACTCACAATCTGGGAACTCTGCAGACCCGCCGCTAACGtcacctgctgctgttgctgggatTTGCTTTGGTAGTCTTctgcctgctgttgctgctgctgaccatcAATGCTAAAGCCAGACCCAACCTTTTCCGGCAAAGACTCAAAGCCATCGTCCGTGCCGAAGTCCAGAGCCCCGAACTGCACGTCCAGGTAGCCAATGTTGTTCAGTGCATTGTCTCCAGGCATTTCAACGGCACTCGCAGGAATCTTCGAGGGTGGTGGCAGCTTAACGCGAGCCCTTCGTAtctgcggttgctgctgcgactgctcgCCAGTACCAGATCCAGCTCCCGTTCCAGAAGCAAACACGTTTGCATAGGTGTTGGGATACTGGCTTACACCCACGCTAGTGCTAGTTTGGGAGTAGGCGGCTGCGGAGTTTTGCGCGTAACCCGCTGGCGCCGACTGTACTGGTACAGAACCTGGACTGACGCCCTGGCTGGCCAACGAGTTGAAATACTGAGATTGCTCGACAGACAAAGTAGCAGACGGCTTAATAGGCGTCGTCTGCTgctgaagttgctgctgcttttgagCTTGGTGCACCAGCGTGGCAGCTGCCGAGGCGGCGCTTGAGAATGTGTCGGGTGATGCGGATACAAAGGATGACGGTGTGCTGCCCGCTCCTCCGCCGGCAGCTGCGCTCGCTCCTGTACCCGCTCCTGACTGTGTGGCCTGGGTCTGCAGCTGGGGTGGTGGATTACTGACCGCTGCGCTGTATTGCAGCAGCGGCGTGGTCGCCGAGCCAGTCAGCGTTGCTGGCGGTGTGACTGCCGCTGGACCACTGCTGGAGCTCTCCTCCAGATGAGATCCCTGCTGCACTAATTGATGTTCAAGACCTGGTGGCGCCGATATCTCGCTTCCAGCCACCGCAACGACACCTGTAACACAAGCTCCAGTTCCGCTAACCACATTAGCAGCGGATTGTGTTGCCAGGTTACTAGTGGTGAACACCTTGCTGTCCTTAAGCGAGCCCTCATACTCCTCGTTGTTCCAGTCACCCCAGGCATCATCATGagcctgttgctgcttctcGGCGTTTTGGGCAATGGTGTTGTCCCACAGCTCAACCTCGTGGTGATCCTCGTTTGCGTTGCCACCGCGACCAGATCCATAAGCACCGCCAGGGCCTCCGCTTCCGCGATCGCCACGAGGGCCACCGGTGCGTCCGCCCATGCGGCCGCCGCCACGGCCAGATCGAGAGACGAAGCCACCGCCGCGTCCACCGCCACCGGGTCCACTACGTCCGCCGCCGTTGCGCTGCCCGCGGTAGTTGTCATTAGCCCGATCATCACCGCGGTCCTGACCAACGTTTTGTCCAGACCAAGGTTCACGAGACTCGCGTTGGTTGCGCTCGTTCTCGCGAGTCTCTCTTCCGCGCCCTAAAATAGGAGACCATGTATTAGTTTATGTTCAGTGGAGGAGGTATTGCTCattttctaaaattatttcatCAAGTTAATATTTCGTCTAATTACAGCTCGACAAAAGCTGGAGCTTAAATGCCAATTATCATCGAAATATTGATTGATCTTAATTTGAATATATCTTCCACCTGGGGATCAGCACCAATACTTTTATTAGCTTTACAATGactaaattttaatttttataatacTTACATCCACGACTGTCACTGGAGCCACGGGTGCCTCCGCGATTTGAGCTGCGGTTTCGCGATTTTTCCCGCTTGTCCGCGTTGGCATTGCCATCGGCCCAATCGCCATCGCCAGCAGCGCCATCACCCGTGTTACTTGCAGCCTTGTTCTTCCGCTTTTTCTCGTACTTGGCAAAGGCGCCCTAAAACAGATTCTATTAAATACCTGGAGCGATGGAGATTATAATCGAAACAAACCTGCGGTAGCTCCTCGATCAAAAAATTGGCCGCGGCCTCCAGGTCGTAATCGCACTCGTTGAGGGCACAGCAGACCTCCTCTTCGGAACGTTGGGTCATGGTCAAAAGGAGGAGAACCTTCTCGTTGATCTGCGGATCTTCTGTGGTGCTATTGGTGATCTGGGCAATGCGCAACTGTTCGGTGGTAGCCTTGGGCTGGGCCTTCTCTGGCTTGTCTGTCTTGCTGGCATCCTGGCCGCCCTTCTTGCCAGCGGCCGCAGCATGTGAGACTCCATCGAGATGGCCGGCTCCTCCTCCCCCGGAGTTGCTGGCATTTGACTTTTTCTGGTTGCGGGTATGGCCGCCGCCTCCCCCGCCACCGGAACGAGTTTGTGTGCTCATCTCTATGTACACTGTATATACAAATTAGCTGCAATACGGAAAAGATGAACGATTTGATGTTAAAACCAGGGAATCTACAATCTGAATGATAAAAATTTAAGTCTGTGCTGACTGGATTCTGAGTatagttttctttctttttttgggatACTTAATGGTCTATAATAATTAGTGCAATAGTAATATCTAAAGACCAATACAAATAAGTTATAAGAATAAAGAGTAATAATTGTAAAGTGCcaaataacatatatatatagtggtGTTAATGATTTAAAAAGTCAACCGACTCTGTTTTGTATTAAAATGAATCTATACGGATTTAATAACAAGCCTAGCTAGATTCTAGTTGATTGattagatatatgtatgtcagTGGCAACAGCTTTTCGACCAGCACCACTAACTATAATATATTATGAATCCAATCAGAATTTATGgggcatttaaatgtttttggtaaTTAGAGATAATGGAATGGATAAGATCTTGGATCGTCGGCGTGAAAATATCAATGATATACTCCCACAATCCAGACAGCTTTTATGTACGGATGTGTACAAATGGCTAAACAAGTGGCCGAAAGAGAGCAGCTAAGGAAAAGCTGGCAAACTGAGAGTTCAATGTACATTTAATAAAAGAGAATGAAAGAACGTGAACAAGCAGACACACGCCGAAGCAAAGGAGTGCGAGACGAAGGGAAGAGCGTACGCACAAACAAAGCGAGCATtcagaaataacaaaaataatgaaaagacAGGTATCAGGGGGGGGAATATATTGGCAAACAGGTAACAGGGGTGGGTGCGAGAGACGGTGGCAGGGAACATGACCACAACGCATCCAAGCCGAGACGACTGTTTGGTTTTCCAGGTTGGGGTGCTTTATGGGAAAGAGAGCGGGAGAGGCGACCCCGATACTAAGTGCATATCTGAATTACTCAATTTTTGTTGTCAAAACAGATTTATCAACGTTTGCCGTGAATAACGCCTTTCCATGCATTATTcatacacacatacgcatGTACTGccgcacacaaacaaaagacCGCTGTCGCCATCACTTTTTCATCAGGTTTCGCATTTCGCACGTACACCATGATATGGAAATTTGACCACGGGAACTGGGGACCTGCGATCCGGAACTCGAAAACTGCTCAATACCAATTGCAACGGGAATCGCGGGGACTGACATacacaaaaattgatttataaacTCCTTGGCCTCCTCGCTTCGGTTTTACGCTTTCGCTTTTGTGCTCGCTCTTCTGCATCTGCCCTATGGGCATCTCCCTCGCACTCGCACCAGCGCGGGCTTACCAGTGTTGCCAGGTTCGATCGAAGCGAAACGGCAATTGGCAAGGCCATTAAATCAACTATCAATTGGAACACAATAGTACGCTTAGTAAACGAGGTAGCGGGTCCTAGAACGGGCAATGAAAATTAACTACAATATTTGCACAAACACACCAATTCACGGCAGGACTCGGATTGCACACATCACTAGGCACGCTCCGGCACTTCGCAACACTGAATGAGAGGGCATTGAAACCGAATGAAGCGCACAAAGCGGAATGCAAAACCGGACAAAGTGGCGTACACTGCGCCGAAGAAAACGAAATGTACGGTGCGTTGGAGGCGAAACTTGTCCAATATGTGGCATACCCGGCAAAGATAACGCACTCCCAGTTGCACTTTATGGGGCAAACGGGAAATATAGCCTAAATAGAACCAGCCATGTGCACATACTTCGACGCCATTTCTGCAACGACACACTAGCCGACTCTTTCGCTCTTATGTAAACCAAGGGACCCAGTAATTGACGGCGACCGCCGCTCCAGACAGCGGCCACTATTGAATTTTCAAGGGAATTTTACGCTGACATGGCCCCGGAAAAAAAGTCGAAAACACGTTGCATAGGTTAGGGACCACTTAAACTACACTTTAACACCTCAGCAGGTTTTTGTTCACGGCTTATattgaataaacaaattttcaaaacgGAGTCACACACAATACCTGCAAATGCGCCGAGAAACGCACTTTTAATGTGACCGCTTGTGATGTCGATCGATATGCCTTTATGTGGTCATGCAGCCCTCAACTCAGAGTTAGAAACTAGCGGTGCCTCAAACCAGTTCtgatagtttttaaattttgaacAATCTACCATTTATTAGAAAACGCCAAAACGGAAAATTATCAATTTGCTTTAAGCTAAGTACATTTGATTTAAGCAAATTTAGCCTCAAATAAACTGTTATGCTTTTTCTTAAAAGTCACTTTAAGACTCCGAACTCTGATTAAATAAAGTCGTGGGTATATCGATACCagagaaaaaaatgtatggcATTTGCACACCTCTATCGTCAACAAAACATATTACTTTTGCTAAGtatgtaaacaaaaacagttcATGTACAAAACTTTCAAGATGGGGCGTATGATGGCAAaacattaattatatttaaccaGGCGCGCAATGAGCAAACATAATTGCACTAATTGCATGAGTTATTGGTAGATGCTATAGAGGAGCTGCAAAATAAGCTGGATAAGATCCTAGTAAACCAAAATAAGATTCTCGCAAGCCTTTGTCAGGTGGCTCGCATCAGAACCACTGGTGATTTATACAAGGCGGAACTGGACCTTTTTCCCGGGACTGATCCCCACGAGCTTTTCAATCTGGGCGCGAATTTTTCAAAACCGGCAATAAATATATCATGGCACGCAGCGTAAGCCTGAATGTcggaatattaaaaacttgaCCTTTTACTTCTTAGGCTCATATTATTAACCGCATCCTGAGACCAGGACGAAAAGAACTtctgaaaaacaatttttctaATTATTTGATTACGATATTTTCTCATGGTGTGAGCACTAAGCAGTCCTTTAagcaatacaaatatattaacaaaactATTTTTGGTGAGTTAAGTAATGCTTTAATCCGATTATAAACATTAATTTCGTTTAGTTCGTTTTgtttaactatttataattTGGTCTAATAAATCTATTCTTGGgtctaattaatttataattgctAGTTTATTGAAtaactaaattaatatttgcatGGGTGCTGAAAAAATGTGATTTACATATATCAGCATATGAAGTATGCAATGGTTCCTTTTCTGTAGTAcaacaatttgtaatttgtaatttctaTGAACCTTTATATTAAAGTTATAAAAGTTcgggaaattaaattagtcGGCAAGAATGCATGTAGAATCCGTATGTTATATTCCAGTAGGCCGCAAACAAGATAAGTTGAATAAGATTtaagtaaacattttcagaACAATACCTAATAAACTTTCTTTTCCTCGCATAATCAGGGATACTGAAAACAGATGGATATACCCAAGCGGACTACGTGGCCGAGGTGCCTTTCAAACATTAAAGCGACTTTAtcgtaaaagaaaatattacataCGGAGAAGGATTAAACGGACCCAAAAGTGCGAGCTAGATTCTGATTGGGATTAGCTGATCAATTGGTACCAATGGATTTCGATTATTTGACAACGTTTATTTGAGCGAAAGGAATATAAAGTCAAACTGGTTTTGGCTCTCCGAAGAATGTGTTCTTTCCGCTTAAATGAGATTATTTTCGGCTTGCATAGCACCAATAAAAACGTCAGTTTTTTAAACCGTAGCGTTCTGGTCGACATccccttaaaaaaatatggaTCAAAGATTTCACCACCTAATATGTCTTCTAAGTCTTTctaatatttgttattattaaccGTCCATTGCAAAGCAACCGAAAGTATTTTGAATATCACTGCTactaaaaagttttttattttgttcgaTTGTTGAGGAACTTGTTAAGATATTATCAATTACGTGTTTTTTATCTGAATTGTATATTTTCTGACGAAATATAGGAAACAATTTTAGATCAAACAATTGGGATTTGAAAAGATGTTTTTTTAACGTTTCTGAAGGTTTTTTAAACTGTATACCTATGTATATAGGGCTATATTTTATCATATGTTTTGAGctcatacatattttatttttgcatatggGAAAAGACCATCGACATACTCTGCTCAACATTCTTCAAGGTTTCGTCATCATCGTAAAAGAACTCCAAAATTTTGAAGAAACACGatgcacaaaatattttgctagTTGATACTTAATCGCCAGTTTCACTAAGACAAGTGatttgaaataaaaccaaaagtgTCGCTGCTTTTGGTGAAAAAGTCAACCTAGCAGGGTTCAGTAAACTTGTATCCAATTTGAAAATGGTTATGCCAGCCggataaaaacattttcctatGGTTTTAGGCAATGCAACAACAAGTACCAGTGCTCGGTTGCACAGTCGGTGTAGCGGGCCATAAATGAGAACTCAATTAGAACGTTTACATTTCTGTAAGAAACGagttgctgccgccgctgccactgctgcctgCTGTAGTTGCTGTGGTACATTATTTTTTGGCCTAAATAGTAGGCCTTGAGGAATCGGAATCGCTtgagttgtttttgttttaccgAGCGCCACGGCAGCGCAGCCAGCAGCGACGCGCGCAGCGACAGAGCGTCGGTGGAGCGGGAGATACCGAttccgaatcggaatccgcTCAGAGTGGATTCGTCTTTTGGCCCATTCGGATGTGGCCTCGCATGTGGCGCGCGCGTTGTCCACTGacagttttattattattattgttgttattattattattatttgggGCCCAAAGCTAACTCTTGCCCTTTCGAGCTGCGCGTtgtttcgatttcggtttGATTTCGACTCCATATCCATTCGGCATCTCGGCGTTCGCGTTGTTTCGagtgcatccacatccacatccgactccacatccacatccacatccacatccattgcgattgttgtgttgtgttccAGTTGCCGTTTTTGTGGGAGGTTAGTTGGTTGAATAATACGCGACTCCGCAGTGTacgcaaattgcaaattgcaaaagcaATGCCCCCGCTCCATGGAAGTCCATTGAGAAACATAGATCCAAGAACTGCAATACTGccctagtgtgtgtgtgtgccagtgagCGGGAGAGCGCACCAGTGCCtgtttgtgtgcgtgagtCTATATGAGTGTTTAGAATGCACCTTGTGGTATTTTGAAATCTAAAATTGCCAAACACCCAGcgcgtttctttttttcgagAGCATTGCAAAAGACTCCAGCTGTGCTAATGCTATGTTAAAACGAAAAAACTATCAAACCGAAGAATCGAAGAACTGACAAGCTAAACAACgagaaaaagaaactgaaaatcAGAAGCCAAGGCTGCCGCTCTTTTATTTTAGCGGGTATGTAATTACGAAACTCCTGCGAGCGCCTGGCTATTTCGGATATCTGTCGGATTGCGACAGATTTTCGTGGATTTTCCGCCATGGATTAATGGGCGCCAAGGGTACAGTCAGCTTTCCAACaccaacacgcacacactaACGCGTTTATTGGCCAACATACAGTAAAAATTCCATAGGTGGCCACACCATCTGTCCCTTTTACAACTAGAGTTTTACTAAAATTTCATAAAGGTATAAGGAATAAACTATTTACAATCACAATCAGATTCATATGaacccttttcttttgcttaCCCTATTTTAACAGAAAAGTTTGTTTGTACAAGTTTAAATAAGCTATAAGAAGATGTAGTATGAGCCATTATTGGGATAGGCCAAGTcacaagttttaaaaaaaatcctGCTAGTAAACCGACCACCATATCTAAAATCCCATTTACTTTGAGTTCCAAGAATTCAACTTCGCGGAGTTGCACCGTATTTACCTACGTCACGCCCACCTGATTTCAGTGCAATCGCGTTGGCCCAGTTTACGGGCATGCTCCAAGACAAAATACACTCCTACAAGGTCGATTGCCTATGTgtgctgctgtttctgttgccgTTTCTGCCTTTGCGGCTGTGGCTGGCGTTTTTCTATACCAGTTTCTAAACCTGCCGCAGCTAGTTTCAATTTCTACTGGGATTATCTGCTCCGGCTTCGGTGGCTGCGACGCCTCCGTCGCTGCTGCAggtggtgatggcgatggctgcAGCTCTCTGGGAGCTCATTACTTGGCCCGTCCTCGTCGCCCCCTCCACCTTCCTCGTCCACCTCGTCTGTGTGATTGTGACACAGAAACCAACTAAGAAGTATGTGGAAATCTCTTGGCTGCATCGAAATCAAATCAGAAACCCAAGTTGGTCTCGCCAGTTGGCGGCTCCGCGTTGAGTTTCCATTTCAGAACATATGTGCGTTTTCGCAACAGTTTTCAGATAGAAGATTGCTCGGACCTTTTAAAACGACAGTCATACCTGTTCAGGTACGATTTGGTTAGAAGTTATCTAAAGCATATACCAAGAAAGAGCTCTTTTCCCTTAAATATAACCAGCAGACAACATTAGGATACTATTTTAATACTGGATATATTTAACCCCTTTTAACTTATTTAGTGGGTGAAATATAATGGAACATTTTATCTCAAAATGAACTGACTGAAAAAGAACTTTCACTTCCTAACTTCTTTGCTTAAAGTATTGAGTTTGTGCCCAAACACGCTCATTAAAGAAAATCTTGGTGATATGTGTTACCAATTTTACCTATTGAATTGAAATGATTAAGCCCTCTATGTAATGTGCATACTTAAAGGTGTACAGTGGTCACCTCTAAAACCTGTTTTTCccatattttctattttgaaAATACGTCTTAGAAGGGCTTTACTGTAGTCGCTTGGCGTCAATTTCGATCCCGCTCCCTTATCGATTCCGAATTTGTCTCTTACAGTGGGATGCTAGAATTGTGTTCTGCATCTCTGGTTCATTCCCCAATGAACACACAGTGACGTCCACCCGTAACCCCTTTCCTagcgcccaccacccacaacccatCGCCCACCACCCGCACATCCACAGAGCAGTGTGCTCAATTAGGATTTacggctgtgtgtgtgtgtgcgagtgcatCTCCCCCTACagcaactgcaaactgcaaactgcagaCTGCACGAACTGTGGTGCAATAAACGACGAACGGCGTACGGGACGGAACTGAACGCATATTGCGTTGGCGGCGATAGCTTGGatgtagttgctgctgctgctccctcAGCTCCCCTACTCCCCTACTCAACAACTCTGCTCTGCTCCCCCTTGATGATGACAGCCGAGGTCGTAGGCAAAGACGACGGCATACGCTCGAGTAACTGGCCCACCACTACAAGCAGCCAAACCTGTTGACCTAATTTCAAATTCTGCTGCgtcttgttgctgctgcggctgatCTGTGTCTCTGTGCCATCGGTTGGATGAGTGtatgtgtatgagtgtgtttGAGTGAGTGGCGGCTCTCTGGGTGACGGTGTAGTGGTGTGCCGGAGAGCCAAACGATTGCAAATCTTCGGCAGTGGTGTTTGGCGCTAAGGGGGATCCACATCCACTCTTCATGGGAGAATAacccaacaaaaaataaaaggccTTCAAGCTCAAGCATTCCCCCAAACGAAGATCTTCAAGCATTAGTTGGCTGGTATACATTTGGGAACATATTTGGTAACTTCGGGTGTACCAATGATTAGTCGTGCgagatgaaaaataaaatgcttactaaatttgtttataatgaATTTACATGCCACGGAATAGTGTTACGTTACAAAAACCTATCCTTTAGGTTTCATTCAATGAGCAGACAATAAAAGTACATCGCAAGTTTATATCTCCTCCAATTCTAGTTCTTACTTCAAAATAGCATAGTAAATCATATCGAAAAACATAGTATTAAATACGAGATTAAGTCAATGACATTCAGCTTATTTATGGCTATAATATCCTAACAATATTCCatgcgcttttatttttagtaaacacacatttttagtaaacaaattaaataggAATTTTTGTCAGTGCAGAAATAATTGTGGCTAATATCTATCTGATCCTTATCCCCATCCCTTCGAACTCAGACTCACCTGAAGTGGTGACCCCCTCGGACGCCAGCCCTGGCATTTTCGTCCCAAACAAAACGAAGACAGCCAcatgtacatgcatacatacatatgtatgtatgtatattgcaTATTGGGATTCGGATACCGATGCAGTTGGTGTGGAACTTCCACATCCATTTCCACCAGCTATTGCATTTTGGATTCAGTTATGTTCGGTTTGTGTCGGTATTTGGGAATTTCGGAATCGGGAATTATTGGCAGACTTCGAAATGCTGGGATGCACTGGCTACGCATCATAGTGTGGGTTTCGGGTGGGTGTATCCCaccttatttatattttgtatttgtttttgcgtCCCAGTAACCACAAGAAATTACGGTCGCTGCCACAagctgctgcctctgccggcgtcgctgcctGCTCCACTTGTCGCAGTGACGAAACGttcgtgcctgtgtgtgtgtttgccagtGTTTGTGTGCAGAGAAAATCAAGTGAATCAAAATGAGCGTATAATTAGGTcaacacaacaaaaattataCGCTAGCCACTTAGCAAAGAGAGCAGAGCGGCAGACTCTCTCTGTGGGAATCGGAAGTGGGGCAGAGCATGGTTGCTGGTTCCATCAATTAGAAATTAATTCACGCGCCTAATGCTacaaaattgcaattgcagcgAGAGCAAAAAACGTGCACCTGCAACAACgggaacaacagcagcggcaaaaacaacaactacagctaTAGAGAGCGGGTGTAAGAAaagcataaacaaaaacggGACATGCGCTGCCTGCTGCACTTGCCGACGGGGAGAGAGTGGGAGAAAAAGAGTGGGAAAAAGAGCGTGGAAGAGCGGTTGTATACAGAGAGCTACATGGGAAGAAAAGAATGTTAAATAGCTGTTCGCATATTAAAAGGATcttcttttaatatataatcaataacaattttattagTGGGataatgaatttattaaaatagcaaaaaattgaagttaaatttttcaatgaaaataaatttctaaattccataaaattttaaatttcattttaattttaatactCAGTTGacctttatttttaaagactCTCTGGGTTTTCTCAGTGTGCAGGAGAGCGCTTAAACACAGAGAGCTTCAACGTTCGAATCGGCTCCCACTGAACTATTTTTTACCCCACGTTTTTTCTCGCCCGTTTCTTGATTTTcttgcgttgttgttgctgctgctgcccgttGCTTGTTGGCCGTGGCAAGTGTTTCGCAATGAGTGCAGGCcaggccaaaaccaaagccgaAATGAAATCATCGCCGTGGCGTGCTCTCTGGCATTGATAGAGGGGGGAAATTCCTGTTCCACTTTCTATTATGGGAGTCgcgttgcttttgttggtggtgttggcgttgttgctgcagcagcagtagcagcaaaaGCGG
This genomic stretch from Drosophila teissieri strain GT53w chromosome 2L, Prin_Dtei_1.1, whole genome shotgun sequence harbors:
- the LOC122626341 gene encoding protein lingerer isoform X4, translated to MSTQTRSGGGGGGGHTRNQKKSNASNSGGGGAGHLDGVSHAAAAGKKGGQDASKTDKPEKAQPKATTEQLRIAQITNSTTEDPQINEKVLLLLTMTQRSEEEVCCALNECDYDLEAAANFLIEELPQGAFAKYEKKRKNKAASNTGDGAAGDGDWADGNANADKREKSRNRSSNRGGTRGSSDSRGWRGRETRENERNQRESREPWSGQNVGQDRGDDRANDNYRGQRNGGGRSGPGGGGRGGGFVSRSGRGGGRMGGRTGGPRGDRGSGGPGGAYGSGRGGNANEDHHEVELWDNTIAQNAEKQQQAHDDAWGDWNNEEYEGSLKDSKVFTTSNLATQSAANVVSGTGACVTGVVAVAGSEISAPPGLEHQLVQQGSHLEESSSSGPAAVTPPATLTGSATTPLLQYSAAVSNPPPQLQTQATQSGAGTGASAAAGGGAGSTPSSFVSASPDTFSSAASAAATLVHQAQKQQQLQQQTTPIKPSATLSVEQSQYFNSLASQGVSPGSVPVQSAPAGYAQNSAAAYSQTSTSVGVSQYPNTYANVFASGTGAGSGTGEQSQQQPQIRRARVKLPPPSKIPASAVEMPGDNALNNIGYLDVQFGALDFGTDDGFESLPEKVGSGFSIDGQQQQQQAEDYQSKSQQQQQVTLAAGLQSSQISDALSAAGYTSRSTAQQQGVSSAVNATIDQLAKSDPYGQTGGSGNAYQNAYQSSGASKASSGFPTTAPGGYSSSTYANVQSSVANSYQQQGYGSYQPSSYQQQAGTGAQSGTGAVSGGGGTATQNIPVGGSSRQNSTSGNASSAFLTSGYSTPQSAYQSSQSVYGNTGLSNSSGFSGSASNASSQYANFSSSAKLKDATTASSAAHYDSVSTSSGVSSNSGSTGNGGGVSGQAGANQAVVSNNNNVTGSSSVSNVTAGVASGNVAGVGGGVSQSGVSSGVGVTGGSASSVGVNVNNNSSSASSVGTSAVAQTATGTTAAVLASLTNKNSSSSNSSGSGGSSATTTGNASGQGAGASTGGVGGASGAGGAGSGGGSGSGLVPTNIQMVSQYIQTGLPYYQQPVYSYEELQMMQQRVPHVQGYYDLNYPPASLGAGRDNLGSVTYSAMNDGRFARTDNNSSPVGNVSSTMSQQAGSSAPMLNVPYAYFYGGNVMPGSFQYGTPAIYPQQIPAANTASGQQFPKPSYSAGYGSTSYDTLSQTTQDYSKGGYSSSVNQQSKTQTVSNQSQAGTGSDLTSSMYGKGHVALNKSYEKQSFHSGTPPPFNMPNTQTAGGTSAQPYGMYLPMPAAGHHNMIHQPIHQMDGRIHSSSRRDSNSAGQRQQSTSQSKSAGKQGYSPSYWAGQN
- the LOC122626341 gene encoding protein lingerer isoform X8 encodes the protein MSTQTRSGGGGGGGHTRNQKKSNASNSGGGGAGHLDGVSHAAAAGKKGGQDASKTDKPEKAQPKATTEQLRIAQITNSTTEDPQINEKVLLLLTMTQRSEEEVCCALNECDYDLEAAANFLIEELPQGAFAKYEKKRKNKAASNTGDGAAGDGDWADGNANADKREKSRNRSSNRGGTRGSSDSRGWRGRETRENERNQRESREPWSGQNVGQDRGDDRANDNYRGQRNGGGRSGPGGGGRGGGFVSRSGRGGGRMGGRTGGPRGDRGSGGPGGAYGSGRGGNANEDHHEVELWDNTIAQNAEKQQQAHDDAWGDWNNEEYEGSLKDSKVFTTSNLATQSAANVVSGTGACVTGVVAVAGSEISAPPGLEHQLVQQGSHLEESSSSGPAAVTPPATLTGSATTPLLQYSAAVSNPPPQLQTQATQSGAGTGASAAAGGGAGSTPSSFVSASPDTFSSAASAAATLVHQAQKQQQLQQQTTPIKPSATLSVEQSQYFNSLASQGVSPGSVPVQSAPAGYAQNSAAAYSQTSTSVGVSQYPNTYANVFASGTGAGSGTGEQSQQQPQIRRARVKLPPPSKIPASAVEMPGDNALNNIGYLDVQFGALDFGTDDGFESLPEKVGSGFSIDGQQQQQQAEDYQSKSQQQQQVTLAAGLQSSQISDALSAAGYTSRSTAQQQGVSSAVNATIDQLAKSDPYGQTGGSGNAYQNAYQSSGASKASSGFPTTAPGGYSSSTYANVQSSVANSYQQQGYGSYQPSSYQQQAGTGAQSGTGAVSGGGGTATQNIPVGGSSRQNSTSGNASSAFLTSGYSTPQSAYQSSQSVYGNTGLSNSSGFSGSASNASSQYANFSSSAKLKDATTASSAAHYDSVSTSSGVSSNSGSTGNGGGVSGQAGANQAVVSNNNNVTGSSSVSNVTAGVASGNVAGVGGGVSQSGVSSGVGVTGGSASSVGVNVNNNSSSASSVGTSAVAQTATGTTAAVLASLTNKNSSSSNSSGSGGSSATTTGNASGQGAGASTGGVGGASGAGGAGSGGGSGSGLVPTNIQMQGYYDLNYPPASLGAGRDNLGSVTYSAMNDGRFARTDNNSSPVGNVSSTMSQQAGSSAPMLNVPYAYFYGGNVMPGSFQYGTPAIYPQQIPAANTASGQQFPKPSYSAGYGSTSYDTLSQTTQDYSKGGYSSSVNQQSKTQTVSNQSQAGTGSDLTSSMYGKGHVALNKVNSYEKQSFHSGTPPPFNMPNTQTAGGTSAQPYGMYLPMPAAGHHNMIHQPIHQMDGRIHSSSRRDSNSAGQRQQSTSQSKSAGKQGYSPSYWAGQN